A genomic region of Plasmodium cynomolgi strain B DNA, chromosome 5, whole genome shotgun sequence contains the following coding sequences:
- a CDS encoding mitochondrial 2-oxoglutarate/malate carrier protein (putative), whose product MNKDIAKYDLEDSSNVEIKKKIIEKKSPLEKVKPFVVGGVSGMFATFCVQPLDMIKVRIQLNAEGKNAVKNPFIIGKNIIVNEGVLSLYKGLDAGLTRQIVYTTGRLGLFRTFSDMVKKEGEPLPFYKKCFCALAAGGLGAFMGNPADLSLIRLQADNTLPKELKRNYTGVFNAVYRISKEEGILALWKGSVPTIARAMSLNLGMLSTYDQSKEYLEKYLGVGMKTNLVASVISGFFAVTLSLPFDFVKTCMQKMKVDPVTKKMPYKNMLDCSLQLYKKGGISIFYASYTTYYVRIAPHAMITLITMDYLNNFLKKFT is encoded by the coding sequence atgaacaaagatATTGCGAAATACGATTTGGAGGACAGCTCaaatgtagaaataaaaaaaaaaatcattgaaaaaaagagccCATTGGAAAAGGTAAAGCCATTTGTAGTGGGTGGGGTTAGTGGGATGTTTGCAACGTTCTGTGTGCAACCACTTGATATGATCAAAGTACGGATTCAATTAAAtgctgaaggaaaaaatgcagttaAGAACCCATTTATTATaggcaaaaatattatagtaAATGAAGGCGTCCTGTCTCTGTATAAAGGGTTAGATGCAGGGCTCACAAGACAAATCGTGTATACTACGGGACGGTTAGGGTTATTTAGGACCTTCTCTGATATGGTAAAGAAAGAAGGGGAACCTTTgccattttacaaaaaatgtttttgtgCACTCGCTGCTGGAGGGTTAGGTGCCTTCATGGGAAACCCAGCAGATTTATCCCTAATTAGACTACAAGCTGATAATACCCTGCCCAAAGAATTGAAGAGAAATTACACAGGTGTGTTCAATGCTGTGTATAGAATatcaaaagaagaaggaatttTGGCCTTATGGAAAGGATCCGTGCCAACCATTGCACGAGCTATGTCATTAAATTTGGGTATGCTGTCTACATATGATCAATCGAAGGAATACCTAGAAAAATATCTAGGGGTAGGTATGAAAACTAATCTCGTTGCTAGTGTGATTAGTGGTTTTTTTGCAGTCACTTTGAGTTTACCTTTCGATTTTGTCAAAACGTGCATGCAGAAAATGAAAGTCGATCCTGTGACCAAGAAAATGCCctacaaaaatatgcttgACTGCTCACTCcagttatataaaaaagggggcatatCCATCTTCTACGCAAGTTACACAACCTACTATGTACGTATTGCGCCCCATGCTATGATTACCCTGATAACTATGGATTacttgaacaattttttaaagaaattcacctag
- a CDS encoding hypothetical protein (putative): MNFNKPEFTKGKGDSNSLSSKLINKTYVLSVHLCDYIIRPLLFYCFTPFIFGYGLYYNDEFTLNPFKLIPKILIG, translated from the exons ATGAATTTTAACAAACCGGAGTTCACCAAGGGAAAGGGCGATAGCAACTCCCTTTCCTCCAAGCTGATTAACAAG ACGTATGTCCTGTCAGTTCACCTCTGCGATTACATCATAAGGCCACTCCTGTTTTACTGCTTCACGCCTTTCATATTTGGATACGGACTTTACTACAATGACGAGTTTACGCTGAACCCCTTTAAACTAATCCCCAAAATATTGATAGGCTGA
- a CDS encoding lipoate-protein ligase (putative) — protein sequence MIKKLLLVQAATSLVILCSTNKLKNEKQILRTGCALLKGVKYKTRKRAFAQPISGSLKKKKYNTREAHATNEILIFDLSEKLINYKLAFELQSWLHQSKINLQNGNKFPISSNTPKLVKDKTKRFEKNLKKYDFCIILQHTPCYTLGSSAHLGDILLDKRSYYIEELGDIYNNFDERILSQFVSKHEYIKSEIDESENYDEEKNYFDSFSQNANKVKMPIYRINRGGKATYHGPGQLIIYFILDLK from the coding sequence ATGATCAAGAAACTCCTTTTGGTGCAGGCTGCGACAAGCCTTGTGATCCTTTGCTCCACGAATAAGTtaaagaatgaaaaacaaatccTCCGAACAGGTTGTGCTCTGCTGAAGGGAGTGAAATACAAAACGCGTAAAAGAGCGTTTGCACAGCCAATCAGCGGgtctttaaaaaagaaaaagtacaatACAAGGGAAGCACACGCGACAAATGAAATTCTCATTTTCGACTTGAGCGAAAAACTTATAAATTACAAACTCGCTTTTGAACTGCAAAGCTGGTTGCATCAATCCAAAAttaatttgcaaaatggaaacaaatttCCCATAAGTTCGAATACACCAAAATTGGTGAAAGATAAAACTAAgaggtttgaaaaaaatcttaaaaaatatgatttttgCATCATTCTTCAGCACACTCCATGCTACACCTTGGGCAGCTCAGCACACCTGGGTGACATCCTTCTGGATAAAAGGAGTTACTACATTGAGGAGTTAGGGGATATATACAACAACTTCGACGAAAGGATCCTTTCCCAATTTGTTAGTAAGCACGAATATATTAAAAGCGAAATAGACGAGAGCGAAAAttatgatgaagaaaaaaactattttgacagcttttcacaaaatgcaaataaagtgaaaatgCCGATATATCGTATTAACAGAGGAGGGAAGGCAACATACCATGGACCGGGGCAGCTAATCATATACTTCATTTTAGATTTAAAA
- a CDS encoding DnaJ protein (putative) produces MKRMSSYETGPESSELSSFSLKEKSSSKGKKGDQQANEKNMKKNSSVEYSDDQETKKKNEHKKKTDQKDKKNLMSNTQNKNTKSGKQSNSQKNPLDMYKNKLKFITDNIILIGIILSFMTLITFKYLEEKYSMETYLEEGDSFDYYEVLKCKRGDNINKIKKNYRDLSKMYHPDSNKDCKDCDKKFRDITKAYKTLSDPRLKKAYDHSKGKVLKLIESNSINLTMRNFNDLVENSNNYWIIQIYSDTDNLSLNFSKIWEEAFDKYHEYISFGRINILTDKKLVKSKVPFNVKIYPTIFILAPDGTYQLYSNIFNSTSKDFQSYIISNYPNFIHNVNDFNKAYYSLTKRNDPISKNGSSHIDKNNKVLLLSNKNKLSLQVKHITWKFRNIYTTYAIRYNEIEQLTNETLKKEIIDALKVLSVKKSDYIKENENIDYFLLVNNKAQVKIIRRISSTNIKNVYKDALKKNLVEINSTNVDSVCSTVGSRHTYCYVTIIDKLSKEDTLTSLKKIYQHVNNSYASFTSKLGSDEVDSHMFIQPVYLLRSNMTKNFLKFVKDKSVSTYDSFFLDYSANSFATVNEIKNLSNYSQKKEDLSFLSNIYKDIEILTFEKIPKYCLPMGVNCLYNPKKTFSYRLYNIFKRTSKLQVILSAIVGFVLYPSFKQYGKL; encoded by the coding sequence ATGAAGCGCATGTCGTCGTACGAAACGGGGCCGGAGTCCTCCGAGCTAAGCTCGTTCAGCTTGAAGGAGAAGTCGTCATCCAAGGGGAAGAAAGGCGACCAGCAGgccaacgaaaaaaatatgaaaaagaatagTAGCGTAGAATACAGTGACGATcaagaaacgaaaaaaaaaaatgaacacaagAAGAAGACCGATcagaaggataaaaaaaacctgATGAGTAAtacgcaaaataaaaatacaaaaagtggaaaacaGAGTAACAGTCAGAAGAACCCACTAGATAtgtataaaaacaaattaaagttCATAACTGATAACATAATCCTTATTGGGATTATCTTATCCTTTATGACACTGATAACGTTTAAATATTTGGAGGAAAAGTATTCTATGGAGACCTACTTGGAGGAAGGTGACTCTTTTGATTATTACGAGGtcttaaaatgtaaaagaggagataacataaataagataaagaaaaattatcgaGATTTATCAAAAATGTATCATCCAGATAGTAACAAAGATTGCAAAgattgtgataaaaaattcagagACATTACCAAGGCATATAAAACATTGTCAGATCCGAGATTGAAAAAGGCGTATGATCATTCGAAAGGGAAAGTCTTAAAATTGATTGAGTCGAATAGCATCAATTTGACGATGAGAAATTTTAACGACTTAGTGGAGAACTCGAATAATTATTGGATTATTCAGATTTATTCAGATACGGATAATCTAAGTTTGAATTTCTCCAAAATTTGGGAAGAAGCATTCGACAAATATCATGAGTATATCTCCTTTGGACGGATAAATATCCTAACGGATAAAAAGTTAGTTAAAAGTAAAGTACCttttaatgtaaaaatttatcccACTATTTTTATTCTCGCTCCAGATGGGACCTACCAATtatattcaaatatttttaattccacaTCGAAAGATTTCCAATCATACATTATTAGCAATTATCCGAATTTTATACATAATGTGAACGATTTTAATAAGGCTTATTATTCCTTGACTAAAAGGAATGACCCTATTAGTAAAAATGGATCCTCTCATATTGACAAGAACAACAAAGTACTTCTCCTGTCtaacaaaaataagttaaGTCTCCAGGTGAAGCATATCACTTGGAAGTTTAGAAATATATACACTACTTATGCTATCCGATATAACGAAATTGAGCAGTTAACAAATGAGACactaaaaaaagaaatcataGATGCCCTTAAAGTGCTAAGTGTTAAAAAGAGTGACTACAtcaaagaaaacgaaaatattGATTACTTCCTTTTGGTTAATAATAAAGCACAAGTAAAGATCATCAGGCGAATTTCCTCTacgaatattaaaaatgtatataaagaTGCCTTGAAGAAGAACTTGGTAGAAATTAACTCTACCAATGTTGATTCTGTTTGCTCTACTGTCGGGTCGAGACATACCTACTGTTACGTTACTATCATAGATAAGCTCAGTAAGGAAGATACACTAAcctctttgaaaaaaatttatcaacatGTGAATAACTCCTATGCTAGTTTTACTTCCAAGTTGGGGTCGGACGAGGTAGACAGCCATATGTTCATTCAACCGGTGTACTTACTAAGATCCAAcatgacaaaaaatttcctcaAATTTGTTAAGGATAAATCTGTGAGTACATatgactccttttttttggactaCTCTGCGAATAGCTTTGCCACAgtgaacgaaataaaaaatttaagtaaCTACTcacagaagaaggaagaccTTTCTTTTCTGTCCAACATTTACAAAGACATCGAAATTTTGACGTTTGAGAAAATTCCAAAATACTGCCTTCCCATGGGGGTTAACTGTCTGTATAACCCTAAGAAGACCTTTTCCTATAGActgtataatattttcaagaGGACTTCCAAACTGCAAGTCATCCTTTCTGCCATCGTGGGATTCGTGCTCTACCCCTCCTTTAAGCAGTACGGCAAGTTGAG
- a CDS encoding hypothetical protein (putative) — protein sequence MFHLYELLMFFLRHPRDKYEEEFLGPIFLHFNGKNYYRRDMIINNRRGEKLKCCFFTPFNYNENTPCVIYTHSSCSCQLEALDILHILLICECSIFSYDCSGCGLSDGYFSTSGWNESQDLFLILNHLRNVEHVKNFALWGKYSGAVSSIIVASLDANIKLLIVDSPYVSLTELYKTTFHLSAKGKAEIIFKNICLYFAKRKIKKKFHYDIENICPVFFIEDITIPTIYIISRNDKIVHPAHTLYLAYKQKSQQKIIYTCEKAAHAYESFSYDNKLTAAIRTVLFGAEKGEVQNMFSVYTYMNVFNGLMEKYAHEFCFIDSLIQKKLGKKNKIIDKVKRFICFKYQSKASLTSSSCFK from the exons aTGTTCCATCTATATGAATTGCTGATGTTCTTTTTGAGGCACCCGAGAGacaaatatgaagaagaatttCTTGGACCCATTTTCCTTCActttaatggaaaaaattactacaGGAGAGATATGATTATTAACAACCGACGAGGAGAGAAACTCAAGTGTTGCTTCTTCACTCCTTTTAACTACAATGAAAATACCCCTTGTGTTATTTACACCCATTCGAGTTGTAGCTGTCAGCTGGAGGCCTTGGATATCCTGCACATATTGCTAATATGCGAGTGctctattttttcctatgaTTGCTCAGGGTGTGGTTTGTCCGATGGTTACTTCTCTACAAGTGGTTGGAATGAATCCCAGGACCTGTTTTTGATTTTGAATCACTTGAGGAATGTAGAACACGTGAAGAACTTCGCCCTTTGGGGGAAGTACTCCGGTGCAGTCAGCTCCATCATTGTGGCGTCTCTGGACGCCAACATTAAGTTGCTG ATCGTGGACTCCCCGTACGTGTCCCTGACCGAGCTGTACAAAACCACGTTCCACCTGAGCGCCAAGGGAAAGGCagaaatcatttttaaaaacatctGCCTCTACTTtgctaaaagaaaaattaaaaagaaattccaCTACGACATAGAAAACATTTGCCCCGTTTTCTTCATCGAAGATATAACCATCCcaacaatatatataatatcaagaaatgataaaatagtGCACCCAGCCCATACCCTATACCTAGCATACAAACAGAAAAGTCaacagaaaattatttacacatGTGAAAAGGCAGCACATGCATATGAATCATTTTCTTATGACAATAAATTAACGGCAGCCATACGGACGGTGTTATTTGGAGCAGAGAAAGGTGAGGTGCAAAATATGTTCAGtgtgtatacatacatgAACGTATTTAATGGGCTTATGGAGAAATATGCTCACGAGTTTTGCTTTATCGATTCGTTAATTCAAAAAAAGTTGGgcaagaagaataaaattattgacaAGGTTAAGCGCTTCATTTGTTTCAAATACCAGTCGAAGGCTTCCCTCACTTCATCCAGCTGCTTCAAGTAA
- a CDS encoding hypothetical protein (putative), with protein MEHPVVNTVNVAQTANTENLSNAPNSIPYTFEHSRNLGNKILKPIRQEKVVRVPVTQYVEKIIEKEEIKFVNKYVDVIKPIITYKTKHISKPIYLDKIKYEPKLIEKEKIIHIPKIEYRNKIVEIPVYLHKENIIEKKVPLIIERVVPVLRVKKIEKEVFTDVVEIPSICQMAERERNINSSTKHEYKERVMIPQIARKNSDRDNFYAVGEANESQDIYNKETYRNMESQNDASSPALYSTVQMSPSAQVEKFKGHHRGSHSVVSGESDEEACGGKLEHKNETMYNDATREEGEEGEEGEEGEEGEEGEEGEEGDNYVDAAGNAEGTPNEEYLASGHDLHRGQDLHSCQGLRNEESVSREHAQGTVQTGHYSEGDLYKKSNITHVSIHLPTTKDELREVLQRNSSNAREGSYGVSLNQATDDRSGSNRLASNRIASSGVSNLRSSNDGYASNNHLFTYDHRNDRYNEYDMNQMMSEQLIRESFNDSRRDMSKTVEENVGQGSYYSDVKDRIESQKHNLSVPSNIHLYKENYSSPRNVCRNESARTRSNFMPSYANSNGQAIVSVRPATILEYVPKQRKAKSRFCSFINRVQNNDKKESNHSDAVAVAMPNQTYSGLALWEAKRLNGAT; from the exons atggaacaccCCGTGGTGAACACGGTAAACGTGGCCCAAACGGCCAACACGGAAAACTTGTCCAACGCGCCGAATAGCATCCCGTACACCTTCGAGCACTCCAGAAACTTAGGCAACAAAATCCTCAAGCCAATACGCCAGGAAAAAGTCGTCAGGGTGCCCGTGACCCAGTACGTGGAAAAAATCAtcgagaaggaagaaatcaaATTCGTCAACAAATACGTAGATGTCATAAAGCCAATAATAACCTACAAGACCAAGCACATTTCCAAGCCAATCTATTTAGACAAAATTAAGTATGAACCCAAACTGatagagaaggaaaaaattatacacatCCCAAAAATAGAgtatagaaataaaattgtagaaaTACCTGTGTACCTTCATAAGGAAAATATCATAGAGAAAAAAGTCCCCCTAATAATTGAGCGAGTTGTTCCTGTCCTGAGGgtcaaaaaaatagagaaggAGGTCTTCACAGATGTGGTCGAAATTCCTTCAATCTGCCAAATGGCCGAAAGGGAGAGAAACATAAACAGTAGTACCAAACATGAATATAAAGAGAGGGTGATGATCCCTCAAATAGCAAGGAAAAACTCCGATAGAGATAACTTTTACGCAGTAGGAGAAGCGAACGAAAGCCAGGATATATACAATAAGGAAACGTACAGAAATATGGAGTCTCAAAATgatgcttcttcccccgctCTATATTCTACAGTGCAAATGTCCCCGTCCGCCCAAGTGGAAAAGTTTAAAGGACACCATCGGGGAAGTCACTCTGTAGTTAGCGGCGAATCGGATGAAGAAGCCTGCGGGGGGAAACTGgagcataaaaatgaaaccaTGTATAATGATGCCACGCGTgaggaaggtgaagaaggtgaGGAAGGTGAGGAAGGCGAAGAAGGTGAGGAAGGCGAAGAAGGTGAGGAGGGTGACAACTATGTGGACGCCGCTGGAAACGCGGAAGGGACGCCTAACGAGGAATATTTAGCCAGCGGGCACGACCTACACAGAGGGCAGGACCTACACAGCTGTCAAGGCCTACGCAACGAGGAATCAGTCTCCAGGGAACACGCCCAAGGTACAGTTCAAACCGGGCATTACAGCGAAGGCGATCTGTATAAAAAGTCGAACATAACGCATGTCAGCATACACCTGCCCACAACGAAGGATGAGCTGCGTGAGGTTCTCCAGCGGAATTCTTCCAACGCAAGGGAGGGCAGTTACGGCGTGTCTTTGAACCAGGCAACGGACGACAGGAGCGGCAGCAACCGGCTAGCTAGCAACCGGATAGCTAGCAGTGGTGTGAGCAACCTGCGAAGCAGCAACGACGGGTACGCTTCGAATAACCACCTCTTCACCTACGATCACAGAAACGACAGATACAACGAGTACGACATGAACCAAATGATGAGCGAGCAGCTAATCAGAGAGTCCTTTAACGACTCCAGACGAGACATGTCCAAGACAGTGGAAGAAAACGTTGGCCAGGGGAGCTATTACTCGGACGTGAAGGACCGCATAGAATCCCAGAAGCATAACCTTTCCGTCCCATCTAACATCCACCTCTATAAGGAAAATTACTCTTCACCTCGGAACGTGTGCAGGAATGAGTCTGCGAGAACACGGTCGAACTTTATGCCCTCCTATGCGAACAGCAACGGGCAGGCAATTGTATCCGTGCGCCCCGCCACCATTTTGGAATACGTCCCCAAGCAGAGGAAGGCCAAGTCGCGCTTCTGCAGCTTCATAAACAG GGttcaaaataatgataaaaaggaaagcaaccACAGCGATGCGGTGGCCGTAGCGATGCCTAATCAAACATACAGTGGCCTCGCCCTATGGGAGGCGAAACGTCTAAATGGTGCCACTTAA